A genome region from Lucilia cuprina isolate Lc7/37 chromosome 3, ASM2204524v1, whole genome shotgun sequence includes the following:
- the LOC111687306 gene encoding small ubiquitin-related modifier 3, whose product MSDEKKGSETEHINLKVLGQDNAVVQFKIKKHTPLRKLMNAYCDRAGLSMQVVRFRFDGQPINENDTPTSLEMEEGDTIEVYQQQTGGDNSNY is encoded by the exons ATGTCTGACGAAAAGAAG ggatctGAAACAGAACACATTAACTTGAAAGTTTTGGGCCAAGATAATGCCGTCGTACAGTTCAAAATCAAGAAACATACACCTCTCAGAAAATTAATGAATGCTTATTGTGACAGAGCG GGTTTATCTATGCAAGTTGTTCGGTTTCGCTTTGATGGTCAACCCATCAATGAAAATGACACTCCTACCTCCTTGGAAATGGAAGAAGGCGATACTATTGAAGTTTATCAACAACAGACGGGTGGCGACAACAGCAactattaa